A genomic window from Sphingobacterium sp. BN32 includes:
- the era gene encoding GTPase Era yields MSHKAGFVSIIGKPNAGKSTLMNALVGEKMSIITPKAQTTRHRIIGIVNDENHQIVFSDTPGVIKPNYSLQESMMNFVMGSIIDADILLFVTDINEKYDENDVLEKLRNTNSPVAVVINKVDKSSEEEVKAKIEFWKEKINPDVIFPISALLGYNVESVMAYIKEKLPEHAAYYEKDELTDKSMRFFVSEIIREKVFKLYDKEIPYSTEVIITSFKEEPKITRIAAEIIVERDSQKNIIIGKAGAMIKKVGTYARQDIEEFIGGKVFLEMFVKVLPDWRSKKNYLKRFGYDD; encoded by the coding sequence ATGTCGCATAAAGCTGGATTCGTAAGTATAATAGGGAAACCTAACGCGGGTAAATCTACCCTAATGAACGCGTTAGTGGGAGAAAAGATGTCAATTATCACGCCGAAGGCACAAACTACCAGACACCGAATTATCGGAATTGTCAACGATGAAAACCATCAAATTGTCTTTTCAGACACCCCCGGAGTGATCAAACCGAACTATTCCTTACAAGAATCGATGATGAATTTCGTAATGGGATCCATTATCGACGCCGACATTCTTTTATTTGTTACAGACATCAACGAAAAATACGATGAAAACGACGTTTTAGAAAAACTTCGTAATACCAACTCACCCGTTGCAGTGGTCATCAACAAGGTTGATAAATCCAGCGAAGAAGAAGTTAAAGCGAAGATTGAATTCTGGAAAGAGAAAATCAATCCCGATGTTATCTTCCCGATCTCTGCTTTATTAGGCTACAACGTTGAGTCTGTTATGGCATACATCAAAGAAAAATTACCGGAGCATGCGGCCTACTACGAAAAAGATGAATTGACCGATAAATCTATGCGTTTCTTTGTTTCAGAGATTATTCGTGAAAAAGTATTCAAATTATACGACAAAGAGATTCCATACAGTACCGAAGTAATCATCACTTCTTTTAAAGAAGAGCCAAAGATTACGCGCATTGCTGCAGAAATTATTGTAGAGCGTGACTCTCAAAAGAACATCATTATCGGTAAAGCCGGTGCGATGATTAAAAAGGTAGGAACCTACGCTCGCCAGGATATTGAAGAATTTATCGGAGGAAAAGTATTCTTAGAAATGTTCGTCAAAGTATTGCCGGATTGGCGAAGCAAGAAAAACTACCTGAAACGTTTCGGATACGACGATTAA
- a CDS encoding glutamate synthase subunit beta: MGKATGFLEYERTLPQKDAVESRKQNYQEFVQSYTDEQLNNQAARCMNCGIPFCHSGCPLGNVIPEFNDAVYDGKWEEAYQILSSTNNFPEFTGRICPAPCESACVLGINKSPVAIEEIEKHIIEIAYKKGYVQPNKSYLKTGKRVAVVGSGPSGLAAAAQLNKAGHDVVVYERDDKVGGLLRYGIPDFKLDKSVIDRRIEIMEQSGIEFRTNAEVGNNVPAQELKAYDAIVLAGGSTIPRDLKIPGRELKGVHYAMDFLKQQNKRVGNSPIEVEEIHAAGKNVLVIGGGDTGSDCVGTSNRHGAVSVTQFELMPTPPQSRTDAMPWPTYPMLLKTTTSHEEGCQRHWSISTKEFLGDENGNLRAAKVVDLSWETDENGRPTKFAEVEGSEREIPCELVTLAMGFLNPQHEGLLQQLGVDLDPRGNVLASEAEYKTNLSNVFTAGDMRRGQSLVVWAISEGRECARKVDEFLMGKSELDIRG; the protein is encoded by the coding sequence ATGGGAAAAGCAACAGGATTTTTAGAATATGAAAGAACGCTTCCTCAGAAAGATGCTGTGGAAAGCAGAAAACAGAATTATCAAGAGTTCGTCCAGTCTTACACGGATGAACAATTAAATAATCAGGCAGCGCGCTGTATGAATTGTGGAATACCATTCTGCCATTCAGGATGTCCACTAGGAAATGTAATTCCGGAATTCAACGATGCTGTTTATGATGGTAAATGGGAGGAAGCCTATCAAATTCTTTCCTCCACCAACAACTTCCCGGAGTTTACCGGCCGTATATGCCCTGCTCCCTGCGAGTCAGCATGTGTACTAGGGATCAACAAATCGCCGGTTGCCATTGAGGAAATCGAGAAACATATCATCGAAATCGCCTATAAGAAAGGCTATGTACAACCGAATAAGAGCTACTTAAAAACCGGAAAACGCGTAGCCGTAGTTGGATCAGGACCATCAGGTTTGGCCGCAGCGGCGCAGCTCAACAAAGCGGGACATGATGTAGTCGTGTATGAACGTGATGACAAGGTGGGCGGATTATTACGATACGGCATCCCTGATTTCAAGCTAGACAAGTCGGTCATTGATCGCCGAATCGAAATCATGGAGCAGTCGGGTATAGAATTCAGAACCAATGCCGAAGTTGGCAACAATGTGCCGGCACAGGAGCTAAAAGCATATGATGCTATTGTTCTTGCTGGAGGGTCTACTATACCTCGCGACCTGAAGATTCCTGGTCGCGAACTGAAGGGAGTACATTATGCAATGGACTTCTTAAAGCAACAGAACAAAAGAGTCGGCAACTCGCCTATTGAAGTGGAAGAGATTCACGCGGCAGGCAAAAACGTACTGGTTATTGGAGGTGGAGATACGGGCTCCGACTGTGTGGGAACTTCCAACCGACATGGCGCAGTATCCGTAACACAGTTTGAACTAATGCCAACGCCGCCACAGTCGCGAACTGACGCCATGCCATGGCCGACTTACCCGATGCTATTAAAAACTACAACCTCGCACGAGGAAGGCTGTCAAAGACATTGGAGTATCAGCACCAAAGAGTTCTTAGGCGATGAAAATGGAAACCTCCGTGCCGCAAAAGTGGTAGACTTAAGCTGGGAAACTGACGAGAATGGACGTCCTACGAAATTTGCCGAAGTGGAAGGCTCTGAACGTGAAATCCCCTGCGAACTTGTAACATTAGCCATGGGATTCCTGAACCCACAACACGAAGGCTTATTACAACAACTAGGCGTCGATCTTGACCCTAGAGGCAATGTTCTTGCCAGCGAAGCAGAATATAAAACAAACCTCAGCAACGTATTCACCGCCGGCGATATGCGTAGAGGACAGTCCCTAGTGGTATGGGCAATCTCCGAAGGCCGCGAATGCGCCCGAAAAGTAGATGAGTTTTTGATGGGGAAATCGGAACTAGATATTAGAGGTTAG
- the gltB gene encoding glutamate synthase large subunit — protein MQQEGLYNPAFEHDACGVGFVAHIKGQKSHRQVQDALTMLENMEHRGACGCDPESGDGAGIMIQLPHEFLWEECINLGIQLQEPGYYGVGMLFLPKEAEMNAICRQVIAEAAAERNMELLGYRPVSVDRAGIGPTALSAEPEIVQFFISRPEGVGNTEEFERKLYVLRRLIIQKIKTHQAYPLPLYIASLSCKTIVYKGQLTTYQVGSYFKDLHDPRVVSAFGLVHSRFSTNTFPSWSLAQPFRMIAHNGEINTLTGNLNWFYAGVRALSSPYFTDEEMEILLPVVDRGQSDSACLDNVVELLLHSGRSLPHVMLMLVPEAWDGNDQMDPLKKAFYEYHATLMEPWDGPAALCFTDGNIIGATLDRNGLRPLRYAITNDDRVVVASEAGALPIDEATIIKKGRQQPGKIFVVDMEAGKIRSDEEVKGALVRQQPYGEWINNYKIKLEELAEPRVTFTYLSKESVFKYQQSFGYSREDIETILTPMALTGYEPIGSMGTDVPLAVLSDQPQHISSYFKQFFAQVTNPPIDPIRERLVMSLATFIGNAGNILIEDKKFCHCVTLEHPILTSSELEKLRSIDTGVFQAKTIQSYFRADGKSGSLEAGLERLCRYADDAVRDGFEVIILSDRAIDSQHCAIPSLLAVSAVHHHLIKTGNRGAVGLVVEAGDAWEVHHFACLLAFGATAINPYMALASIRTMREQGQLDTDLTWDDLKKNYVKAVCNGLLKIFSKMGISTLQSYHGAQIFEVLGIDSSVVDKYFCGAVSRIGGLTLDDIAKEALAKHWRGFEHSRVTPTLLPEGGLYQWKRRGEGHLWNPQTVHLLQQACRTDSFETYKKYASLINNQKEHMFTLRGLLEFAKHRTPISIDQVEPASDIMKRFATGAMSFGSISHEAHSTLAIAMNRIGGKSNTGEGGEDEIRYAKLPNGDSMRSAIKQVASARFGVTSNYLTQADEIQIKMAQGAKPGEGGQLPGHKVDDWIAKVRHSTPGVGLISPPPHHDIYSIEDLAQLIFDLKNANRDARINVKLVSKAGVGTIAAGVAKAHADVILIAGYDGGTGASPISSIKHAGLPWELGLAEAHQTLVQNKLRSRVVLQADGQMKTGRDLVIATLLGAEEWGVATAALVAGGCIMMRKCHLNTCPVGVATQDPELRKLFSGKPEDVVNLFRFLAEEMREIMAQLGFRTINEMVGRAQFLKKREDLPHWKASKIDFSGILHVAANASGQTLYNTEEQDHGMSMILDWGLLTQAKPALESKTPVFGTFHVKNTDRTIGTLLSNEISKIYGSEGLPDNSINFKFKGSAGQSFGAFNTKGISFELEGEANDYVGKGLSGAQLAIYPAAESNLVPDENIIIGNVALYGATSGHLFINGRAGERFAVRNSGATAVVEGIGDHGCEYMTGGRALILGETGRNFAAGMSGGIAWVYDLNGNFRENCNKEMVDLDPLEAEDETEIINLLKKHILLTKSERANTILTNWASEKSKFIKVFPREYKQVIQVKLVIA, from the coding sequence ATGCAGCAAGAAGGACTATACAATCCAGCGTTTGAACACGATGCCTGTGGGGTAGGTTTTGTAGCCCATATAAAAGGACAAAAATCACATCGACAAGTGCAAGATGCACTAACAATGTTAGAGAACATGGAGCACCGCGGGGCATGCGGATGCGACCCAGAGTCGGGAGACGGTGCGGGTATCATGATTCAATTACCACATGAATTTCTTTGGGAAGAGTGTATTAATTTGGGCATTCAACTACAGGAACCGGGCTATTATGGTGTCGGTATGTTGTTCCTTCCAAAGGAAGCGGAAATGAATGCGATCTGCCGTCAGGTAATCGCCGAAGCTGCAGCCGAACGAAACATGGAGCTATTGGGCTACCGACCTGTATCGGTGGACCGTGCCGGGATCGGCCCGACAGCCTTGAGTGCAGAACCAGAAATCGTGCAGTTCTTTATTTCAAGACCCGAGGGCGTAGGTAACACCGAAGAATTTGAACGGAAATTATATGTACTACGACGCTTAATTATCCAGAAAATCAAAACTCACCAAGCCTACCCTCTACCACTTTATATTGCCTCACTTTCTTGCAAAACAATAGTCTACAAAGGTCAGTTGACCACTTACCAAGTAGGTTCTTACTTTAAAGATTTACATGATCCGCGTGTGGTATCCGCTTTCGGCCTGGTGCACTCGCGTTTCTCAACCAATACATTCCCATCTTGGTCACTCGCGCAACCTTTCCGCATGATTGCTCATAATGGCGAAATCAATACCTTGACCGGAAACTTAAACTGGTTCTACGCAGGTGTCCGTGCGCTTTCATCTCCATATTTTACCGATGAGGAGATGGAGATCTTGTTGCCGGTCGTTGACCGCGGACAATCGGATTCTGCCTGTTTAGATAACGTTGTTGAATTATTGTTGCACAGTGGCAGAAGCCTTCCACATGTGATGCTGATGCTCGTGCCGGAAGCTTGGGATGGAAATGATCAGATGGATCCCTTGAAAAAGGCGTTTTATGAGTATCATGCAACCTTAATGGAGCCATGGGACGGCCCTGCTGCACTTTGTTTTACCGATGGCAATATAATCGGTGCGACACTAGATCGCAACGGCCTTCGTCCGCTACGCTATGCCATCACCAACGACGATCGCGTTGTTGTAGCATCGGAGGCAGGCGCCTTGCCAATCGATGAAGCTACCATCATTAAAAAAGGAAGACAACAGCCTGGTAAAATATTCGTCGTGGATATGGAGGCCGGAAAGATTCGTTCAGATGAAGAGGTGAAAGGCGCTTTAGTTCGCCAGCAACCCTATGGAGAATGGATCAATAATTATAAAATCAAATTAGAAGAGCTAGCAGAGCCACGCGTTACATTCACATACCTATCCAAAGAATCGGTATTTAAGTATCAGCAATCCTTCGGTTATTCTCGCGAGGATATCGAGACCATCCTTACACCGATGGCTTTAACAGGCTATGAGCCAATCGGTTCTATGGGTACAGATGTGCCTTTGGCCGTCTTATCCGACCAGCCGCAACATATATCCAGCTATTTTAAGCAGTTCTTCGCACAGGTGACCAATCCACCAATCGACCCTATTCGCGAGCGTTTAGTGATGAGCTTAGCGACCTTTATTGGAAATGCGGGCAACATACTGATTGAGGATAAAAAATTCTGCCACTGTGTAACCTTAGAGCATCCTATACTTACTTCAAGCGAACTCGAGAAACTACGTTCCATTGATACAGGGGTTTTCCAAGCGAAAACTATACAAAGTTATTTTCGTGCCGATGGCAAGTCAGGTTCTTTAGAAGCCGGTCTTGAAAGACTTTGCCGCTATGCCGACGATGCTGTAAGGGACGGATTCGAAGTTATTATCCTGTCGGATCGAGCAATCGACTCGCAGCACTGCGCGATCCCTTCCCTACTTGCTGTGTCTGCGGTTCATCACCATTTGATCAAAACTGGAAACCGCGGTGCGGTTGGATTAGTTGTCGAAGCGGGTGATGCGTGGGAAGTTCACCATTTCGCTTGTCTATTGGCTTTCGGCGCTACGGCGATTAACCCTTATATGGCCTTGGCTAGCATCCGTACTATGCGCGAGCAAGGGCAACTAGATACCGATTTAACCTGGGATGATCTAAAGAAAAACTATGTTAAAGCGGTTTGCAATGGTTTATTGAAGATTTTCTCGAAGATGGGTATCTCCACCTTGCAATCCTACCATGGCGCCCAAATCTTCGAAGTGTTGGGTATTGACTCTTCTGTTGTCGATAAGTACTTCTGCGGCGCTGTTTCACGCATTGGAGGATTGACGCTAGACGATATCGCCAAAGAAGCGCTTGCAAAACACTGGCGCGGATTTGAGCATAGCCGCGTGACGCCGACTTTACTTCCTGAGGGTGGCTTATACCAATGGAAACGTCGTGGCGAAGGACACCTGTGGAACCCACAAACCGTGCATTTACTTCAACAAGCCTGTCGCACAGATAGCTTTGAGACCTATAAGAAATACGCGAGCTTAATCAACAACCAAAAAGAGCATATGTTCACACTTCGTGGCCTGTTGGAGTTCGCCAAACATCGCACGCCAATTTCTATCGATCAGGTAGAACCGGCAAGCGATATCATGAAAAGATTTGCAACCGGTGCCATGTCTTTCGGCTCCATCTCCCATGAGGCACACAGCACCTTGGCTATCGCCATGAACCGCATCGGCGGTAAATCAAACACTGGAGAAGGTGGTGAAGACGAGATCCGATACGCGAAATTACCAAATGGCGATTCCATGCGTTCTGCCATTAAACAGGTGGCTTCGGCACGCTTTGGTGTGACCTCAAACTACCTGACCCAGGCCGATGAAATACAGATCAAAATGGCACAGGGGGCTAAACCAGGAGAAGGAGGACAATTACCAGGACATAAAGTGGATGATTGGATCGCAAAAGTAAGGCACTCCACTCCAGGAGTGGGTTTAATTTCTCCACCTCCGCACCACGATATTTATTCTATCGAAGATTTAGCACAGCTAATTTTCGATTTGAAAAATGCTAATAGAGACGCCCGTATCAACGTAAAACTGGTTTCCAAGGCCGGCGTTGGTACCATTGCCGCAGGTGTGGCAAAGGCGCATGCTGACGTAATCCTAATCGCTGGTTATGACGGGGGGACTGGTGCTTCCCCCATCAGCTCTATCAAGCATGCAGGCCTCCCTTGGGAACTCGGACTCGCTGAAGCACATCAAACCTTAGTGCAAAATAAACTCCGTAGCCGTGTCGTATTGCAGGCTGACGGGCAAATGAAAACCGGTAGAGATTTAGTTATCGCAACGCTCTTAGGGGCTGAAGAATGGGGCGTAGCAACAGCAGCATTAGTGGCGGGGGGATGTATTATGATGCGCAAGTGTCACCTCAATACCTGCCCTGTAGGCGTAGCAACACAAGATCCCGAATTGAGAAAACTGTTCTCCGGAAAACCGGAAGATGTGGTGAACTTATTTAGATTCCTTGCCGAAGAGATGCGCGAAATTATGGCGCAGTTAGGATTCCGAACCATCAATGAAATGGTCGGTAGAGCGCAATTCTTAAAGAAAAGAGAAGATCTACCACATTGGAAAGCCTCCAAAATTGATTTCTCTGGAATCCTACATGTGGCGGCAAACGCTAGTGGACAAACCCTTTACAATACAGAAGAACAGGACCACGGCATGAGCATGATATTAGACTGGGGATTACTTACCCAAGCAAAACCCGCGTTGGAAAGCAAAACACCGGTGTTCGGAACCTTCCATGTGAAGAATACGGATAGAACCATTGGTACTCTGCTATCCAATGAGATTTCAAAAATATATGGGTCGGAAGGTCTGCCTGACAACAGCATCAACTTTAAATTTAAAGGATCCGCTGGTCAATCTTTCGGCGCATTCAACACCAAAGGAATCTCCTTTGAGTTGGAGGGCGAAGCGAATGATTACGTCGGCAAAGGTTTATCTGGTGCGCAATTGGCAATTTACCCTGCTGCTGAAAGCAATTTAGTACCTGATGAGAACATCATCATTGGTAATGTCGCGCTCTATGGAGCAACCTCGGGACACCTATTTATTAATGGTCGTGCAGGTGAGCGCTTCGCTGTTCGAAACTCCGGAGCAACAGCGGTCGTAGAGGGTATCGGAGACCATGGCTGTGAGTATATGACAGGTGGAAGAGCGCTTATCCTTGGCGAAACAGGTAGAAATTTCGCTGCCGGAATGAGCGGTGGTATCGCATGGGTATACGACTTAAATGGCAATTTCCGCGAAAATTGCAATAAAGAAATGGTCGACCTTGATCCATTGGAAGCAGAAGATGAAACGGAAATCATCAACCTGCTGAAGAAACATATATTACTAACGAAGAGCGAAAGAGCGAATACCATCCTTACGAACTGGGCATCGGAAAAGAGCAAGTTCATCAAGGTATTCCCAAGAGAGTATAAACAAGTTATTCAAGTAAAGTTAGTAATAGCATAA
- a CDS encoding mandelate racemase/muconate lactonizing enzyme family protein, translating into MTITEIEIYRLSIPMEPFVIATGTMDYAQNTFIRVRTDSEHFGVGECSAFPMIVGETQNTCIALAKDFAKIWLGKDPLQIAERMAELHLYIAGNATIKSAFDMALYDLAAKAAGLPLYQFLGGKVRDIVTDITLGIASPEEMADKALKLYEGGAVALKVKLGKKPQDDVARIKAIRQAVGFDIPIRIDANQGWTYEEAVEALQGLEPLKIQFCEQPMRTYNDHLLAQLRSETIVPIMADESVYNHHDAERLCRTDSCDYINIKFSKSSGITESLKIQAVAQEYNIPCMIGGMLESRLALAAKAHFAYAAPNVKFFDLDTCMVGHLEDPVIGGIQYDGYQIHIGEGLGIAADMDPAFLETCDKWVIS; encoded by the coding sequence ATGACCATAACCGAAATTGAAATCTATAGACTTAGTATTCCGATGGAGCCCTTTGTGATTGCCACAGGGACAATGGATTACGCCCAGAATACTTTTATTCGTGTAAGAACGGATAGTGAGCACTTCGGTGTTGGGGAATGTTCTGCATTTCCAATGATTGTTGGGGAGACGCAAAATACCTGTATTGCGTTGGCGAAAGATTTTGCGAAAATATGGTTAGGCAAAGATCCTTTACAGATAGCAGAACGGATGGCGGAGCTGCATTTATATATTGCGGGCAACGCGACGATCAAATCGGCTTTTGATATGGCTTTATATGACTTGGCGGCAAAGGCTGCCGGGCTACCTCTTTATCAGTTCCTAGGCGGTAAAGTCCGTGATATCGTTACGGATATCACGTTAGGAATTGCTTCTCCGGAAGAAATGGCTGACAAAGCGTTGAAACTATATGAGGGCGGAGCCGTTGCATTAAAAGTAAAGCTTGGGAAGAAACCTCAGGATGATGTTGCGCGAATCAAAGCGATTCGACAAGCGGTGGGTTTTGATATTCCGATTCGTATCGATGCCAATCAGGGCTGGACGTATGAAGAGGCAGTGGAAGCATTACAAGGTTTAGAGCCGCTTAAAATACAGTTCTGTGAGCAACCGATGCGTACTTACAATGATCATTTGCTAGCTCAATTGCGTAGTGAAACTATAGTGCCTATTATGGCTGATGAATCGGTTTATAATCATCATGATGCGGAGCGTTTATGCCGTACGGATAGTTGTGATTATATCAATATCAAGTTTTCTAAATCATCGGGGATTACAGAGTCGCTGAAAATTCAAGCTGTAGCACAGGAATACAATATCCCATGTATGATCGGGGGGATGTTGGAAAGCCGCTTGGCATTGGCTGCCAAAGCACATTTTGCGTATGCTGCGCCAAACGTGAAGTTTTTTGATCTGGATACCTGCATGGTCGGGCATCTAGAAGATCCCGTGATTGGTGGAATTCAATATGATGGTTATCAGATTCATATTGGAGAGGGCTTAGGAATTGCAGCAGATATGGATCCCGCATTTTTGGAGACTTGTGATAAATGGGTAATCTCTTAA
- a CDS encoding deoxyhypusine synthase family protein, which yields MSTQRGPISQFIEKNYLHFNAASLVDAAKGYETHLAEGGKMLVSLAGAMSTAELGISLAEMIRQDKVAIISCTGANLEEDVMNLVAHSHYKRVPNYRDLTPQDEWELLENHYNRVTDTCIPEEEAFRRLQSHLEKAWKDAEAAGERYFPHEFLYKVVLSGDLEQYYEIDPKNSWILAAAEKNIPIICPGWEDSTTGNIFASYVIKGELNVHTVKTGIEYMIYLTEWYRANSGGKGVGFFQIGGGIAGDFPICVVPMMYQDLEWHDVPFWSYFCQISDSTTSYGSYSGAVPNEKITWGKLDTESPKFIVESDATIVAPLIFAWVLGQ from the coding sequence ATGAGCACACAACGCGGACCTATCTCTCAATTTATCGAGAAGAATTATCTTCATTTTAACGCGGCTTCTTTAGTAGACGCGGCAAAAGGATATGAAACGCACCTTGCTGAAGGTGGTAAAATGTTGGTTTCTTTAGCAGGAGCAATGAGTACTGCTGAATTGGGTATTTCATTAGCTGAAATGATCCGTCAAGATAAAGTCGCTATCATTTCTTGTACTGGAGCGAATTTGGAAGAAGACGTGATGAATTTAGTAGCACACTCACACTACAAGCGTGTTCCTAACTACCGTGACTTAACTCCTCAGGACGAGTGGGAATTGTTAGAAAACCACTACAACCGTGTAACGGATACTTGTATTCCTGAAGAAGAGGCTTTCAGACGTTTACAATCGCACTTAGAAAAAGCTTGGAAAGACGCAGAAGCAGCAGGCGAGCGTTACTTCCCACACGAATTTTTATACAAAGTAGTATTATCTGGTGATCTAGAGCAATACTATGAAATCGATCCTAAAAACTCATGGATCCTTGCAGCGGCAGAAAAGAATATTCCAATCATCTGTCCAGGATGGGAAGATTCAACCACCGGTAATATCTTCGCATCATACGTTATCAAAGGAGAGTTAAATGTACATACCGTTAAAACGGGTATTGAGTACATGATTTACTTAACAGAATGGTACCGTGCGAACTCAGGTGGTAAAGGTGTAGGATTCTTCCAAATTGGTGGTGGTATCGCTGGTGACTTCCCTATCTGTGTTGTCCCAATGATGTACCAAGATTTAGAATGGCATGATGTTCCTTTCTGGTCATATTTCTGCCAAATCTCGGATTCGACTACTTCTTACGGTTCTTACTCGGGAGCAGTTCCAAATGAGAAAATTACTTGGGGTAAACTAGATACAGAGTCTCCTAAATTTATCGTTGAATCTGATGCAACAATCGTTGCTCCGTTGATCTTTGCTTGGGTATTAGGTCAATAA
- a CDS encoding non-canonical purine NTP diphosphatase: protein MELIFATNNAHKLEEVQQMVGEQFTLKSLADIGCEDDIPETGVTFQENAKQKTDYLVAKYGVNCFGDDSGLEIDALNGEPGVYSARYSGSRDMEKNIDLVLGRLGDTEQRTARFKTVISLFINGEQHFFEGTVEGSIIKERIGTEGFGYDPIFIPQGYEHTFAEMSMEAKNKISHRAQAIAKLVAFLKS from the coding sequence ATGGAATTAATATTCGCGACAAACAACGCACATAAACTGGAAGAGGTTCAACAGATGGTGGGGGAGCAATTCACGCTTAAATCATTGGCAGATATCGGCTGCGAGGATGATATCCCCGAAACTGGAGTTACCTTTCAAGAGAATGCTAAACAAAAGACGGACTATCTGGTTGCCAAATATGGGGTGAACTGCTTTGGAGATGATTCAGGGCTAGAAATCGACGCTCTGAATGGTGAGCCTGGCGTTTACTCCGCACGTTACTCTGGTTCTCGCGATATGGAAAAAAATATAGACTTGGTGCTAGGGCGATTGGGCGACACTGAACAGAGAACAGCGCGTTTTAAGACCGTAATTTCACTCTTCATAAATGGCGAGCAGCACTTTTTCGAAGGCACGGTTGAGGGAAGCATTATTAAAGAGCGAATTGGGACAGAAGGCTTTGGCTATGATCCTATTTTTATCCCTCAGGGTTATGAACATACCTTCGCTGAGATGAGCATGGAGGCGAAAAACAAAATTAGCCACCGAGCGCAAGCTATTGCTAAGCTAGTTGCATTTTTGAAAAGCTAG